A genomic segment from Bacillota bacterium encodes:
- the ilvD gene encoding dihydroxy-acid dehydratase: MPSEKVTKGVNRAPHRSLFFASGYTEEELNRPLIGIVNSFNEIVPGHVGLREIAEAVKSGVRMAGGTPVEFPVIGVCDGIAMGHAGMHYSLASRELIADSIEIMARAHAFDGLVLIPNCDKIVPGMLMAAARLNLPAIVISGGPMLSGDYMGRKLDLNDVFEAVGAYSAGKIDEAELRALEESACPGCGSCAGMFTANSMNCITEVLGLGLPGNGTIPAVYAARKRLAKQAGMQIMTLVERNIRPRDILTEEAFLNALTVDMALGCSTNTILHLTAVAHEAGVPMNLELINEISKKVPHLCHLRPGGSHHVEDLHQAGGIPAVMKELSRGGLLHLDVLTVTTKTVGENIAGARILRPDVIRTLEDPYHHEGGLAVLWGNLAPDGAVVKQSAVAPEMMQHRGPARVFDSEDAAVEAILSGQIKPGDVVVIRYEGPKGGPGMREMLSPTSAVAGMGLDKEVALITDGRFSGATRGASIGHVSPEAAEGGPIALVEEGDEIIIDIPNRSLQLNVSDEVLTERKKRWQAPPPKVKEGYLKRYAKLVTSAATGAVFAD; the protein is encoded by the coding sequence TTGCCCAGTGAGAAAGTGACAAAGGGCGTAAACCGGGCGCCCCATCGTTCTTTGTTTTTCGCCAGTGGTTATACCGAGGAGGAGTTAAACCGGCCCTTAATCGGGATTGTGAACTCTTTTAACGAGATTGTCCCCGGACATGTGGGTCTGAGGGAGATCGCGGAGGCTGTGAAGAGCGGAGTGCGCATGGCCGGGGGAACACCGGTGGAGTTTCCCGTCATTGGCGTCTGCGACGGTATTGCCATGGGTCATGCGGGAATGCACTATTCCCTGGCCAGCCGGGAGCTAATTGCCGATTCCATCGAGATCATGGCCCGGGCCCATGCCTTTGATGGCTTAGTCCTGATCCCCAACTGCGATAAGATCGTCCCCGGCATGCTGATGGCCGCCGCCCGGCTGAATCTGCCGGCGATTGTCATTAGCGGCGGGCCCATGCTCAGCGGGGATTACATGGGGCGGAAATTGGATCTTAACGATGTCTTTGAAGCGGTGGGCGCCTATTCCGCAGGGAAGATCGACGAGGCGGAGTTGCGGGCCTTGGAAGAATCGGCCTGTCCCGGTTGTGGTTCCTGTGCCGGGATGTTCACCGCCAACTCCATGAATTGCATCACCGAGGTTCTGGGCCTAGGTCTGCCCGGTAACGGGACCATCCCGGCGGTCTACGCGGCCCGGAAGCGTCTGGCTAAGCAAGCTGGTATGCAGATCATGACCCTGGTGGAGAGGAACATCCGACCCAGGGATATTCTCACCGAAGAAGCGTTCCTCAATGCTTTGACCGTGGACATGGCCTTAGGTTGTTCCACCAATACCATTTTGCACTTAACCGCCGTTGCCCATGAGGCCGGTGTACCCATGAATCTGGAACTGATCAACGAGATTAGTAAGAAGGTTCCCCACTTGTGCCATCTGCGGCCCGGAGGCAGTCACCACGTGGAGGACTTGCATCAGGCAGGGGGGATCCCCGCGGTGATGAAAGAGCTGTCCCGGGGCGGTCTTCTCCACCTGGATGTCCTGACGGTTACCACCAAAACCGTTGGGGAGAATATCGCTGGGGCCCGGATCCTCAGGCCCGATGTGATCCGTACCTTGGAAGATCCCTACCATCACGAAGGAGGCCTTGCAGTGTTGTGGGGTAACCTCGCGCCCGACGGTGCCGTGGTGAAGCAGTCTGCGGTGGCGCCGGAGATGATGCAGCACCGGGGTCCAGCCCGGGTCTTTGACAGTGAAGACGCCGCGGTGGAGGCGATCTTGTCCGGGCAGATCAAGCCGGGGGATGTGGTGGTGATTCGCTACGAGGGTCCCAAGGGTGGTCCCGGCATGCGGGAAATGCTGTCACCCACCTCGGCGGTGGCTGGTATGGGCCTTGATAAGGAAGTGGCCCTCATTACCGACGGTCGCTTCTCCGGAGCGACCCGGGGAGCATCTATCGGACATGTTTCCCCCGAGGCCGCCGAGGGCGGACCCATCGCCCTGGTGGAAGAGGGAGACGAGATCATCATCGATATCCCCAACCGGAGCCTGCAGCTTAACGTGTCCGATGAGGTCCTGACCGAGAGAAAGAAACGTTGGCAGGCACCTCCTCCTAAGGTGAAGGAAGGTTACCTGAAGCGTTACGCCAAACTGGTTACCTCCGCTGCCACCGGAGCTGTCTTTGCCGACTGA